In one window of Paraburkholderia phymatum STM815 DNA:
- the recA gene encoding recombinase RecA: protein MEESKKGSAGLTAEKSKALAAALAQIEKQFGKGSVMRLGQGEAVEDIQVVSTGSLGLDIALGVGGLPRGRVVEIYGPESSGKTTLTLQVVAEMQKLGGTAAFIDAEHALDIQYAQKLGVNVSDLLVSQPDTGEQALEIADALVRSGSIDMIVIDSVAALVPKAEIEGEMGDSLPGLQARLMSQALRKLTGTIKRTNCLVIFINQIRMKIGVMFGNPETTTGGNALKFYASVRLDIRRIGSIKKNDEVIGNETRVKVVKNKVSPPFREAIFDILYGEGISRQGEIIDLGVQAKIVDKAGAWYSYNGERIGQGKDNAREFLRENADIAREIENRIRESLGVNAMPANAVVDADEEVGEAE from the coding sequence ATGGAAGAAAGCAAGAAAGGCTCGGCTGGACTGACTGCAGAAAAGAGCAAGGCACTTGCTGCCGCGCTTGCGCAGATCGAAAAGCAGTTCGGCAAAGGGTCGGTCATGCGGCTCGGCCAGGGTGAGGCAGTCGAAGATATCCAGGTGGTTTCCACGGGATCGCTGGGCCTCGACATCGCGCTGGGCGTCGGCGGTTTGCCGCGTGGCCGTGTGGTGGAAATTTATGGCCCGGAATCGTCGGGTAAGACCACGCTGACGCTGCAGGTCGTCGCCGAAATGCAAAAGCTCGGCGGCACGGCAGCGTTTATCGACGCGGAACACGCGCTCGACATTCAATACGCGCAAAAGCTCGGCGTGAACGTCAGCGATCTGCTGGTCTCGCAGCCGGACACGGGCGAACAGGCGCTCGAAATCGCGGACGCACTCGTGCGTTCGGGTTCGATCGACATGATCGTGATCGACTCGGTTGCGGCGCTCGTGCCGAAGGCCGAAATCGAAGGCGAAATGGGCGACTCGCTGCCGGGCCTGCAGGCTCGTCTGATGTCGCAGGCGCTGCGCAAGCTGACGGGTACGATCAAGCGCACGAACTGCCTCGTGATCTTCATCAACCAGATCCGCATGAAGATCGGCGTGATGTTCGGCAACCCGGAAACCACCACGGGTGGTAACGCGCTGAAGTTCTACGCATCGGTGCGTCTGGACATTCGTCGTATCGGTTCGATCAAGAAGAACGACGAAGTCATCGGCAACGAAACGCGCGTAAAGGTCGTGAAGAACAAGGTGTCGCCGCCGTTCCGCGAGGCGATCTTCGACATCCTGTACGGCGAAGGCATCTCGCGTCAGGGCGAAATCATCGATCTCGGCGTGCAGGCGAAGATTGTCGACAAGGCGGGCGCCTGGTACAGCTACAACGGCGAACGTATCGGTCAGGGCAAGGACAACGCGCGTGAATTCCTGCGTGAAAACGCCGACATCGCACGTGAAATCGAAAACCGTATTCGCGAATCGCTTGGCGTGAATGCGATGCCGGCGAATGCCGTCGTCGATGCGGACGAGGAAGTAGGCGAAGCGGAGTAA
- a CDS encoding MFS transporter — MATVSGQISHAPMTKEEKRVIFASSLGTVFEWYDFYLAGSLAAFISKSFFSGVNPTAAFIFTLLGFAAGFAVRPFGALVFGRLGDMVGRKYTFLITIVIMGLSTCVVGFLPGYAAIGMASPVIFIAMRLLQGLALGGEYGGAATYVAEHAPANRRGFYTAWIQTTATLGLFLSLLVILGVRTAMGEDAFGTWGWRIPFIASLVLLGISVWIRLQLHESPAFERIKAEGKTSKAPLSEAFGQWKNLKIVILALIGVTAGQAVVWYTGQFYALFFLTQTLKVDGASANILIAIALLIGTPFFLFFGSLSDRIGRKPIILAGCLIAALTYFPLFKALTHYANPALEAATAKAPIVVIANPTECSFQFNPVGTSKFTTSCDIAKSALSKAGLNYDNVAAPAGTLAQIKVGDTTIDTFDGKAADAKEAGKTFDKNLSTALKSAGYPPKADPSQINWPMTVVILTILVIYVTMVYGPIAAMLVEMFPTRIRYTSMSLPYHIGNGWFGGFLPATAFAIVAAKGNIYSGLWYPIIIALGTFVIGLLFVRETKDSNIYAQD; from the coding sequence ATGGCTACCGTAAGCGGGCAAATCTCGCACGCGCCGATGACGAAAGAAGAGAAACGGGTAATCTTCGCGTCATCGTTGGGCACGGTTTTCGAGTGGTACGACTTTTATCTGGCCGGCTCGCTGGCGGCCTTCATCAGCAAGAGCTTCTTCTCCGGCGTCAATCCGACTGCCGCCTTCATCTTCACCCTGCTGGGCTTCGCGGCCGGTTTCGCGGTGCGTCCGTTCGGGGCGCTGGTGTTCGGACGACTCGGCGACATGGTCGGCCGCAAGTACACCTTCCTGATCACGATCGTCATCATGGGTCTGTCGACCTGTGTGGTCGGCTTCCTGCCCGGCTATGCGGCCATCGGCATGGCATCGCCGGTGATCTTCATCGCGATGCGTCTGCTGCAGGGCCTCGCGCTCGGCGGCGAGTACGGCGGCGCGGCGACGTACGTCGCTGAACACGCGCCCGCCAACCGTCGCGGCTTCTACACCGCGTGGATCCAGACGACGGCGACGCTCGGCCTGTTCCTGTCGCTGCTCGTGATTCTCGGCGTGCGCACGGCGATGGGCGAAGACGCATTCGGCACCTGGGGCTGGCGCATTCCGTTCATCGCGTCGCTGGTGTTGCTCGGCATCTCGGTGTGGATCCGGTTGCAACTGCACGAGTCGCCGGCCTTCGAACGGATCAAGGCTGAAGGGAAGACGTCAAAGGCCCCGCTGTCTGAAGCGTTCGGCCAGTGGAAGAATCTGAAGATTGTCATTCTTGCCTTGATTGGGGTAACGGCCGGCCAAGCGGTCGTCTGGTACACGGGCCAGTTCTATGCGCTGTTCTTCCTGACGCAAACGCTGAAAGTGGACGGTGCAAGCGCGAACATCCTGATCGCGATCGCGCTGCTGATCGGCACGCCGTTCTTCCTGTTCTTCGGCTCGCTGTCCGACCGCATCGGCCGCAAGCCGATCATCCTGGCAGGCTGCCTGATCGCCGCACTGACGTACTTCCCGCTCTTCAAGGCGCTGACGCACTACGCCAACCCGGCGCTTGAAGCCGCAACCGCGAAGGCGCCCATCGTCGTGATCGCCAATCCCACCGAATGCTCGTTCCAGTTCAACCCGGTGGGCACGTCGAAGTTTACGACGTCGTGCGACATCGCGAAGAGCGCATTGTCGAAAGCCGGTTTGAACTACGACAACGTGGCGGCTCCGGCAGGCACACTGGCGCAGATCAAGGTGGGCGATACGACGATCGACACCTTCGACGGTAAAGCTGCCGACGCAAAGGAAGCCGGCAAGACGTTCGACAAGAACCTCAGCACGGCGCTGAAGTCCGCGGGCTATCCACCGAAGGCCGATCCGTCGCAGATCAACTGGCCGATGACCGTCGTGATCCTGACGATTCTCGTGATCTACGTGACGATGGTGTACGGGCCGATCGCGGCGATGCTGGTCGAGATGTTCCCGACGCGGATCCGCTACACGTCGATGTCGCTGCCGTATCACATCGGCAATGGCTGGTTCGGCGGCTTCCTGCCGGCGACGGCGTTCGCGATCGTAGCGGCGAAGGGCAACATCTACTCAGGGCTGTGGTATCCGATCATCATCGCGCTCGGCACGTTCGTGATCGGTCTGCTTTTCGTGCGGGAGACCAAGGACTCCAACATTTACGCTCAGGACTGA
- a CDS encoding response regulator transcription factor: MRILIAEDDSILADGLVRSLRQSAYAVDHVKTGAEADTALSMQTFDLLILDLGLPKMSGLEVLRRLRARNSNLPVLILTAADSVDERVKGLDLGADDYMAKPFALNELEARVRALTRRGAGGGPTVVKHGSLSFDQVGRIAYANDQVIDLSARELGLLEVLLQRIGRLVSKEQLVDHLCEWGEEVSNNAIEVYVHRLRKKIEPSGVRIITVRGLGYCLEKAAPAQNAAQAAPQTTGAEPSDPSAAMPASHHFK; encoded by the coding sequence ATGCGAATTCTCATTGCCGAAGACGACAGCATACTCGCGGACGGTCTCGTTCGATCACTCCGCCAATCGGCATACGCGGTCGACCACGTGAAGACGGGCGCGGAAGCCGATACCGCACTGTCGATGCAGACTTTCGACCTCCTCATTCTGGATCTCGGCCTGCCGAAAATGTCAGGTCTCGAAGTGCTGCGGCGGCTGCGCGCACGCAATTCGAATCTGCCCGTGCTTATCCTCACTGCGGCGGATAGCGTCGACGAGCGCGTCAAGGGTCTCGATCTGGGTGCCGACGACTACATGGCCAAGCCCTTTGCGCTCAATGAACTCGAAGCGCGCGTGCGCGCGCTCACCCGGCGCGGTGCGGGCGGCGGCCCAACAGTGGTCAAGCATGGCTCGCTGTCCTTCGATCAGGTCGGTCGAATTGCCTATGCCAACGATCAGGTTATCGATCTGTCGGCGCGTGAGCTAGGATTGCTCGAAGTCCTGTTGCAGCGGATCGGGCGGCTGGTGTCGAAGGAGCAGCTCGTCGACCATCTCTGCGAATGGGGCGAAGAGGTCAGCAACAACGCGATCGAAGTCTACGTGCACCGGCTGCGCAAGAAGATCGAGCCGAGCGGAGTGCGCATCATCACGGTGCGCGGGCTGGGTTACTGTCTCGAGAAGGCCGCGCCAGCGCAAAACGCCGCTCAGGCGGCGCCGCAGACAACGGGGGCCGAGCCTTCCGACCCGTCCGCTGCCATGCCCGCAAGCCACCACTTCAAGTAA
- a CDS encoding sensor histidine kinase, which translates to MSVSAPRATAHAADLDEVRDARYANPFAPPDETEAQAETRPRSLFGEILDWMLAPLLLLWPMSLAVTYLVAKSIANGPFDRALETDAYVLARQIQPVNGVAELTLPESTRDFLRADNIDSVFYQVLGARGELVAGDRDMPLPREDDRPQPGIVEFRDDMLRGNDIRVAYTTVEFPQTPGAQPVLVQVAETLDKRSALANDIIKGVILPQFVILPLAILLVWFGLSRGLAPLHALQAHIRARRPDDLSPLEARRAPPEIEPLVTSFNDLLTRLEQNMELQKRFIADAAHQMKTPLAGLRTQAELALRQDASAEVHRSLEQIATSSEHAARLVTQLLALARAENRMTGQIFTPVEMGEVARSAVRDWVQAALAKQMDLGYEGPETSQESVEVEGNAVMLREMLSNLIDNAIRYTPVGGRITVRVRRDVAARLVHVEVEDTGMGIPAAERERVVERFYRILGREGDGSGLGLAIVREIATMHGGTLTIEDNVYQASPRLAGTLVRVSLRTIDRARDLP; encoded by the coding sequence ATGTCCGTCAGCGCACCACGCGCCACGGCGCACGCGGCGGATCTCGACGAAGTCCGCGACGCGCGCTACGCGAATCCGTTTGCACCGCCCGACGAAACCGAGGCGCAGGCGGAGACGCGTCCTCGTTCGCTGTTCGGTGAAATCCTCGACTGGATGCTCGCGCCGCTGTTGCTGCTGTGGCCGATGAGCCTCGCCGTCACATATCTGGTCGCGAAGTCGATCGCCAACGGACCGTTCGACCGCGCGCTGGAAACCGACGCCTATGTGCTCGCGCGGCAGATTCAGCCTGTAAATGGCGTCGCCGAACTGACGCTGCCGGAGTCGACCCGCGATTTTCTCCGCGCCGACAATATCGACAGCGTGTTCTATCAGGTGCTGGGCGCACGCGGCGAACTGGTCGCGGGCGATCGGGACATGCCCCTGCCGCGGGAGGACGACCGGCCGCAGCCGGGCATCGTCGAATTCCGCGACGACATGCTGCGCGGCAATGACATCCGCGTTGCCTATACCACCGTCGAATTTCCGCAGACGCCGGGCGCCCAGCCCGTGCTCGTCCAGGTAGCCGAGACGCTCGACAAGCGCAGTGCGCTCGCCAACGACATCATCAAGGGCGTAATCCTGCCGCAGTTCGTGATCCTGCCGCTCGCGATCCTGCTGGTCTGGTTCGGTCTGTCGCGCGGTCTCGCTCCGCTGCACGCGCTGCAGGCGCATATCCGCGCCCGCCGTCCCGACGACCTGTCCCCGCTCGAAGCCCGCCGCGCGCCGCCCGAAATCGAACCGCTCGTCACATCCTTCAACGACCTGCTGACGCGCCTCGAACAGAACATGGAACTGCAAAAGCGCTTCATCGCCGATGCCGCACATCAGATGAAAACGCCGCTTGCCGGCTTGCGCACGCAGGCCGAACTGGCGCTGAGACAGGACGCATCGGCGGAAGTACATCGTTCGCTCGAGCAGATCGCGACGAGTTCGGAGCACGCGGCCCGCCTCGTCACGCAACTGCTCGCGCTCGCACGCGCGGAAAACCGCATGACCGGGCAGATCTTCACGCCCGTCGAGATGGGCGAGGTGGCGCGCAGCGCGGTACGCGACTGGGTCCAGGCTGCACTCGCGAAGCAGATGGATCTCGGTTACGAGGGGCCGGAAACGTCCCAAGAATCCGTCGAAGTAGAAGGCAATGCTGTCATGCTGCGCGAAATGCTGTCCAACCTGATCGACAACGCGATCCGCTATACGCCCGTGGGCGGACGGATCACGGTGCGGGTGCGGCGCGACGTGGCGGCGCGCCTCGTCCATGTGGAAGTCGAGGACACGGGGATGGGCATTCCGGCCGCCGAACGCGAGCGCGTCGTCGAGCGCTTCTACCGGATTCTCGGGCGCGAAGGCGACGGCAGCGGACTCGGCCTCGCAATCGTCCGTGAAATCGCGACGATGCACGGCGGCACGCTCACCATCGAGGACAACGTCTATCAGGCGTCGCCGCGCCTCGCCGGCACACTTGTCCGTGTCAGCTTGCGGACGATCGATCGTGCACGGGACTTACCCTAA